The genomic region TAAGTTCCATGAATGCTGATGTCTTCTGGGCATATGTTCCTGATCCCCCTCTTTTGCAGCCTGTTGGATGGGAAACGAGTTCCGTTCCTGTGTATGTGAATGACACAATACTTttgcgggggggggggtcttctgataaatatatttttccgcAGAATGCCAACATTTCTTATACTGGATCCTCTTCACAATTACCAATGTGCTTTTTCCGAAATCATAATGTTTCAGGATGTCTTACTGTTACAGATACACAATACTTTGGTTATGATTACGACCATGACCACCATAATTGGATAGTGGATATTCCTAGCATTACGAGATCCACAGGATATGCACGACGAGTCAATGGAACCGGACCTAAAGACATTCCATTTTGTGGCCTGGGGGTAGAAGGACGATATATAGCTGTGCCATGGAAACTTTGTAGAGATGAGACTGCTACTGTATATTCTATTACTAATGACACACATTCTCTTTGGGACTGGTCGCCAGACTCCAACAGGAACCCTGGAAGGGAAGGCAGCAGACAACTTGCAGCCAGAATTTGGAATCTTGGCGGTACCACGGTGTATCAGACTGAGATATGGAAGCTGTTGGCTGCTTTCAGAACAGATGGGACCCGTTTGCGGACTGGAGGGAAGATCAAAGGAGTACTATCCTGGAGAGCATATTGGTGGAATGAGACTTGGAGATATCCTCGGGCCTGTGTACTCTATCCCTTTATGATCCTTGTTGGCTTTGTGACTCTTTCTAAAAATGCTAGCCTATATcatgttcattgttttaattgtagCCTGACTAATTGTATAAGAGGTATGGAAAATAATTCTGGGGCTTTAACAGTCAAACAACCGCCCTTTGTCATGATGCCTGTGAACCTTACTGAACCTTGGTATGAGGAGTCAGGGCTTGAGCTGTGGAATAAGGTGCGTACAGCCCTTGCTAGGCCACGAAGGGGGATAAGATTAATAATTCTGGGAGTAGTAACTCTTATAACTTTAATTGCTTCTGCTACTACTGCTTCTGTATCTTTAGCTCAATCTGTGCATACTGCTAATATTGTAGATGATTTAGCaaagaacacttcaaaagttTTAGGAATTCAGGAAGATATTGATAGAAAACTTGAAGATAGGCTAAAAGCCCTCTATGATACCGTGAGATTTTTGGGAGAAGAAATATTAGGCTTGAAATTGAGGGCTAAAATCAGGTGTCATGCTAATTATCGTTGGATTTGTGTAActccaaaaatttataataatactgagaccccttggaataagacaaaattacatttagatggtatttggtataatgaaaacatttccttggaTCTATTACAACTTCATCAGGAAATTCTTGATATAGAAAATGCTCCTCGGGCTAGCATGGATTTGGcaaaaaatgctgaagaatttgttaacagttt from Muntiacus reevesi chromosome 2, mMunRee1.1, whole genome shotgun sequence harbors:
- the LOC136158097 gene encoding endogenous retrovirus group K member 113 Env polyprotein-like — translated: MPKHRAGSRKGWYARRRRSLVERMRQLTIQETVPLPTAQQIQALLQMACENAPNPSPASPTSILISLLLLLNQISSMNADVFWAYVPDPPLLQPVGWETSSVPVYVNDTILLRGGGSSDKYIFPQNANISYTGSSSQLPMCFFRNHNVSGCLTVTDTQYFGYDYDHDHHNWIVDIPSITRSTGYARRVNGTGPKDIPFCGLGVEGRYIAVPWKLCRDETATVYSITNDTHSLWDWSPDSNRNPGREGSRQLAARIWNLGGTTVYQTEIWKLLAAFRTDGTRLRTGGKIKGVLSWRAYWWNETWRYPRACVLYPFMILVGFVTLSKNASLYHVHCFNCSLTNCIRGMENNSGALTVKQPPFVMMPVNLTEPWYEESGLELWNKVRTALARPRRGIRLIILGVVTLITLIASATTASVSLAQSVHTANIVDDLAKNTSKVLGIQEDIDRKLEDRLKALYDTVRFLGEEILGLKLRAKIRCHANYRWICVTPKIYNNTETPWNKTKLHLDGIWYNENISLDLLQLHQEILDIENAPRASMDLAKNAEEFVNSLFSNFPSITSLWHLFWGVVAVLLVFVLFVCIAPCIIKKFITELWDIKAVLHSNYLHQKNQACHFTK